The following are from one region of the Chloroflexi bacterium ADurb.Bin180 genome:
- the desVI gene encoding dTDP-3-amino-3,4,6-trideoxy-alpha-D-glucopyranose: MMYERYAEVYDESGQIGFSLRMLEYLDRVLERHPPPAHSLLDLACGTGTVALAFAQRGWEVYGVDASPEMLERARAKAAALGQSVALSCQDMRRFVLPHPVALVTCLYDSLNYMLTEYDLRRALSAAAQALLPGGLFVADVNTRYALEHGWGNNCFFTEGKNLAMVMDSSWDPTRELSTVHLVGFIRNDAGLYERFDEQHVEAAFDDATMRCAFASAGLEVNAVYECFTFSSASADANRLLWVAGTPPAKQNGGG, translated from the coding sequence ATGATGTACGAGCGCTACGCCGAGGTATATGACGAGTCCGGGCAGATTGGCTTTAGCCTGCGCATGCTCGAGTACCTTGATCGCGTCCTTGAGCGCCATCCTCCGCCCGCGCACTCTCTGCTTGATCTGGCCTGCGGCACTGGCACCGTGGCCCTCGCCTTCGCCCAGCGCGGTTGGGAGGTGTACGGCGTGGACGCCTCTCCCGAAATGCTCGAACGCGCCAGAGCCAAAGCCGCTGCGCTGGGACAATCCGTCGCCCTGAGCTGCCAGGATATGCGCCGCTTTGTGCTGCCGCACCCCGTAGCGCTGGTCACCTGCCTCTACGACAGCCTGAACTATATGCTCACCGAGTACGACCTGCGGCGGGCCCTCTCTGCCGCCGCTCAAGCCCTTTTGCCCGGCGGTCTGTTTGTGGCCGACGTCAACACCCGCTATGCCCTGGAGCACGGCTGGGGAAACAACTGCTTCTTCACTGAGGGCAAGAACCTGGCCATGGTGATGGACAGCTCCTGGGACCCCACGCGCGAGCTGTCTACAGTTCACCTGGTGGGGTTCATCCGCAACGACGCTGGCCTGTACGAGCGCTTTGACGAACAGCACGTCGAGGCAGCCTTCGATGACGCGACCATGCGCTGTGCCTTTGCCAGCGCGGGTCTGGAGGTGAACGCCGTCTACGAGTGCTTTACCTTCTCGTCAGCCAGCGCCGACGCCAATCGCCTGCTCTGGGTGGCAGGCACTCCTCCCGCGAAGCAGAATGGAGGTGGCTGA
- a CDS encoding ferredoxin — protein MTIKQLVVVADHSWPNIAEVLRALAALAARDGAVVLFDGNVHSGRLAEQLCASPAEVVRFVGGRVAAIDPTRCDGCGLCLSACRLCAIQRTDSGIAIDPAICEACQSCYYQCPIHAIDMLERDTGTWTRSTWAMGALFSARLDVGQPDSGKLLNVARLQARTAAMAARPATLIVAAPADQPEAVSSCLFGADLALLLVTSEQDLQGLGAQSAMAATARVRAMALDCASQGLEPLRGQVEAVCRDLALDLAVASPPLHRESTASPAAAQSVGSLSQAWPGIRRRLWVR, from the coding sequence ATGACCATCAAACAACTGGTAGTGGTCGCGGACCACTCCTGGCCGAACATAGCGGAGGTTTTGCGTGCTCTGGCGGCTCTGGCTGCCCGCGACGGCGCCGTGGTCCTGTTCGACGGCAACGTGCACAGCGGCCGCCTGGCGGAGCAGCTCTGTGCCTCCCCTGCCGAGGTGGTTCGCTTCGTTGGCGGCAGGGTGGCCGCGATTGACCCGACTCGCTGTGACGGCTGCGGCCTATGTCTGTCGGCCTGCCGCCTGTGCGCGATCCAGCGGACCGATTCCGGCATAGCGATTGATCCTGCCATCTGCGAGGCCTGCCAATCCTGCTACTACCAGTGCCCCATCCACGCTATCGACATGCTGGAGCGGGATACGGGCACCTGGACCAGGTCTACCTGGGCGATGGGGGCGCTTTTCTCGGCCAGGCTAGACGTGGGCCAGCCAGACTCGGGCAAGCTGCTCAACGTGGCGCGCCTGCAGGCCCGCACGGCAGCAATGGCGGCGCGCCCTGCGACGCTGATCGTGGCTGCGCCAGCGGACCAGCCAGAGGCGGTCTCATCCTGCCTGTTTGGCGCTGACCTGGCGCTCTTGCTGGTCACCTCAGAGCAGGACCTCCAGGGCCTCGGCGCGCAGAGTGCGATGGCCGCAACGGCACGCGTCCGCGCGATGGCCCTGGACTGCGCGTCGCAGGGGCTGGAGCCGCTGCGCGGCCAGGTCGAGGCGGTGTGTCGTGACCTCGCGCTGGACCTGGCAGTGGCGTCGCCTCCCCTGCACCGCGAGAGCACCGCCAGCCCCGCAGCGGCGCAGTCCGTCGGGTCGCTCAGCCAGGCCTGGCCGGGCATCCGCCGTCGTCTGTGGGTCCGGTGA
- a CDS encoding putative ABC transporter ATP-binding protein, translating into MIDTELDQELNKARPAAATMRRILALAAPYPRTTVGFLLAVAVVSVLDSGYSMIRRAILDRYVMLGERTILAPALWAYLGTIFLEALCVLAFIYLVGMLGERIEYDLRRRLFSHLQDLSFSYFDRTPVGWLMARVTSDTERLAQLVTWGALDVVWGIVNIAASLTFMSIINWRLTLVVIASLPVLAWVAVQFSERILIEFRRVRRHNSMITASFNENITGVRVVKALGREKANLTEFSALTQQMHDSSYRAARLSALFLPAVEMISAVTAAAVMALTGWQSRVAGLTIGDVQAFVYLIASMLWPIQDLARVYAEMQHAVASAERIFGLLDTPPDIRDRPDAIDPGTILGDIEFDHVGFYYDADKPVLSDLSLSVRAGEMIALVGPTGGGKSTIVNLLCRFYEPRSGTIRFGGRDYLQLSLHAIQSRLGVVLQTPHLFSGTLRENIRYGRLSATDAEVEEAARMVGAAGFIQRMERGFDSPVGEGGQLLSVGQKQLISLCRAVLARPELLVMDEATSSVDTLTEALIQKGMETLLTGRTSFVIAHRLSTIKRADRILFIDGGRIVESGTHRELLRQRGRYYNLYTRQFRRDLESEQEEFGPGEAELLSQVS; encoded by the coding sequence GTGATAGACACCGAGCTCGATCAGGAACTCAACAAGGCCCGCCCGGCTGCGGCGACGATGCGCCGTATCCTGGCCCTTGCCGCGCCCTACCCCCGCACCACGGTTGGCTTTCTGCTCGCCGTCGCCGTCGTTTCCGTCCTCGACTCGGGCTATTCGATGATTCGGCGCGCCATCCTCGACCGCTACGTTATGCTCGGCGAGCGGACCATTCTGGCTCCAGCACTGTGGGCCTATCTGGGCACCATCTTCCTAGAGGCCCTCTGCGTTCTGGCCTTTATCTACCTGGTCGGCATGCTCGGTGAACGAATCGAGTACGACCTGCGTCGGCGCCTGTTCAGTCACCTGCAGGACCTGTCCTTCTCCTACTTTGACCGTACCCCCGTCGGCTGGCTGATGGCGCGCGTCACCTCAGATACCGAGAGGCTCGCGCAGCTCGTAACCTGGGGTGCGCTCGACGTGGTCTGGGGCATTGTTAACATCGCCGCCTCGCTCACCTTTATGTCCATCATCAACTGGCGTTTGACCCTGGTGGTCATCGCCTCCCTTCCCGTGCTGGCCTGGGTCGCCGTCCAGTTCAGCGAGCGGATTCTGATCGAGTTCCGTCGGGTTCGCCGCCACAACTCGATGATCACCGCATCGTTCAACGAGAACATCACCGGCGTCAGGGTCGTCAAGGCACTGGGCCGAGAAAAGGCCAACCTGACCGAGTTCAGTGCCCTGACGCAGCAGATGCACGATTCCAGCTACCGTGCGGCGCGCCTGTCGGCGCTCTTCCTGCCGGCGGTAGAGATGATCAGCGCCGTGACCGCCGCCGCTGTGATGGCCCTCACCGGCTGGCAGTCGCGTGTCGCCGGGCTGACCATCGGCGACGTCCAGGCGTTTGTGTACCTCATCGCCTCGATGCTCTGGCCCATTCAGGACCTGGCTCGCGTCTATGCCGAGATGCAGCACGCGGTGGCCTCGGCCGAACGCATCTTTGGACTGCTGGACACGCCCCCTGACATCCGCGACCGCCCTGACGCCATTGACCCGGGAACGATCCTGGGCGACATCGAGTTCGACCACGTCGGCTTTTACTACGATGCGGACAAGCCGGTCTTGTCCGACTTGAGCCTCTCGGTTCGTGCCGGCGAGATGATCGCTCTGGTGGGCCCGACCGGCGGCGGCAAGTCGACCATCGTCAATCTGCTGTGCCGCTTCTACGAGCCGCGCTCTGGCACGATCCGCTTTGGCGGCAGGGACTATCTGCAGCTCTCCTTGCATGCCATTCAGTCCCGGCTGGGAGTGGTCCTGCAGACCCCGCACCTCTTCTCGGGAACGTTGCGTGAGAACATCCGCTATGGTCGCCTTTCGGCCACTGACGCTGAGGTAGAGGAAGCTGCGCGGATGGTCGGGGCCGCTGGCTTTATTCAGCGGATGGAGCGGGGGTTCGATTCGCCAGTCGGTGAAGGCGGCCAGCTCCTGTCGGTGGGCCAGAAGCAGTTGATCAGCCTCTGCCGCGCAGTGCTCGCCCGCCCCGAGCTGCTGGTTATGGATGAGGCTACGTCCTCGGTGGACACGCTGACCGAGGCGCTCATCCAGAAGGGGATGGAAACCCTGCTCACCGGGCGCACCAGCTTTGTCATCGCGCACCGCCTCTCTACCATCAAGCGTGCCGACCGCATTCTCTTCATCGATGGCGGGCGCATCGTCGAGTCAGGAACACACCGCGAGCTGCTACGCCAGCGCGGGCGCTACTACAATCTGTACACCAGGCAGTTCCGCCGCGACCTCGAGAGCGAGCAGGAAGAGTTCGGCCCTGGCGAGGCCGAGCTCCTGTCCCAGGTATCCTAG